The Metamycoplasma phocicerebrale genome includes a region encoding these proteins:
- the rpmF gene encoding 50S ribosomal protein L32 — protein MAIVPKRKTSKQRKHLRRSHHALVATTLVECKHCKQLIIPHQACKYCGFYKEEKVIKNAINDKIK, from the coding sequence ATGGCTATAGTACCAAAGAGAAAAACTTCAAAACAAAGAAAACATTTAAGAAGAAGTCATCATGCTTTAGTTGCAACAACACTAGTTGAATGTAAGCATTGTAAACAATTAATTATTCCTCACCAAGCATGTAAATATTGTGGATTTTATAAAGAAGAAAAGGTTATTAAAAACGCTATTAACGATAAGATTAAATAA
- the rplQ gene encoding 50S ribosomal protein L17 translates to MANPKQVFRRNTEWWNHVERSLVTDLLINGQLKTTLERAKRIRSTAEKIITLGKKNTLATRRQAAKFLRLIPSKHENKDSLQYLFDVLAPKYANRNGGYTRIIKINNRAGDNAKMAIIKLV, encoded by the coding sequence ATGGCAAATCCAAAACAAGTATTTCGTAGAAATACAGAATGATGAAACCATGTGGAAAGATCATTGGTTACAGATTTATTAATTAATGGGCAATTAAAAACCACTTTAGAAAGAGCAAAAAGAATTAGATCAACAGCTGAAAAAATAATTACTTTAGGTAAGAAAAATACACTTGCTACTCGTAGACAAGCAGCTAAGTTTTTAAGACTTATTCCTTCAAAACATGAAAATAAAGATTCTTTACAATATTTATTTGATGTATTAGCACCAAAATATGCAAATAGAAATGGTGGATATACAAGAATTATTAAAATTAATAACCGTGCAGGCGATAATGCTAAGATGGCTATTATTAAATTAGTATAG